A DNA window from Ovis aries strain OAR_USU_Benz2616 breed Rambouillet chromosome 7, ARS-UI_Ramb_v3.0, whole genome shotgun sequence contains the following coding sequences:
- the LOC132660145 gene encoding metallothionein-1C-like yields the protein MDKREPCALLIGMGCASTLALDLGPCLSSNWTPTASAATGGPCSCAGSCTCKVCRRPSCKKSCCSSCPVGCAECAQGCICKGASDKCNRCT from the exons ATGGATAAAAGAGAACCCTGtgcactgttgataggaat GGGATGTGCTTCTACACTTGCTTTGGACCTCGGACCTTGCCTTTCCTCCAATTGGACCCCAACTGCTTCTGCCGCCACTGGCGGCCCCTGCAGCTGTGCTGGCTCCTGCACCTGCAAGGTCTGCAGACGCCCCTCCTGCAAGAAGAGctgctgctcctcctgccccgtGGGCTGTGCCGAGTGTGCCCAGGGCTGCATCTGCAAAGGGGCCTCGGACAAGTGCAACCGCTGCACCTGA